One Ilumatobacter fluminis genomic window, CGAAGAGCGTCGCCCCCGACGGTGCGGAGGGCTACCACTCGGTGCGTTTCGACATCGAGGGCTGACGGGGGCGATCAGCCGGGCAGGGCGCACCAGCCGCCGCGCTCGGTTGCTCCGCCGATGCCGGCGGGACAGGTGCGACGGTCGTACGAGGCGAGCGCCCGAGAGACGTACATCGCCGCCTCGCGAGCTCCCGCGACGGTGAAGTGGACGCCGTCCGATGTCACCCAGTCGGGGTGACCGGCGCTGTAGGCGTTCCAGTCGAGCAGGGTGAGTTCGGGCCACCGTGCCGACGCCCATTCCGTCCGGAGGATCGCGTTGTTCGCGGCGTACGTCGCGGCGTTCGACGCCCCGGCGGGTGAGGTGTAGCCGACCGACTCGCGGTACGTGATCCACACCACCCTCGGGATGCCGACGCGGCGTGCCGCTTCCATGACGCTGACGAACCCCTCGTGGAAGCGGGAAGCGAAGTCGTTGTAGCCGGTGCCGACCACGAGGACGTCGACCGATCCCGGCGTCACACTCAGCACCTCGGTGACGGCGTTGTACGGTCGGTAGCCCTCACGGCCGAAACAGGAGGAGCCGATGAGACGACGGCACGACTCGAGGCGTGCATCGAAGTCGGCCCCCTGGAGGAGCGGGAGGGCCCCGTTCCACCGGATCCCGGCGAACGACGAGTCGGCGACGAACAGGACGCGGCCGCCGGTGGTGGGGACGGGATTGCGGTCGGCCGCAGCGGCCGCCGGTGCGGCGCCGCCGGTGAACCAGCCGAAGCGGTCGACCACGACGTGGGTCCCACCCTGGGCCCAGAAGGTCACCCCGGCGGTCGTGTTGCGCACCAGCGTGGCTGCAGCCGCCGGTTCCGACCACTGGAAGTTGACCGTCGACGTGGCCGGCCGAGTCGAGCCGGCGGGGCCGACGGTGAGATGGCCCGGTTCGGTCGCACCGACCGCCGTGACGTTGAGCGCGACGACCGCAGCGTCAGTGGTCGCCATCGTCTTCGTCAGGGCGCCACCGTCGTGGAGGGGATCGTTCGTCGTACGTGAGTCCCAGACCCTGGTCGGTGACTCGGGGACGAACAGCCCGTCGGTGGAAGCACGGGCGCTGGGACCGGTGAACCATCCCCACAGGTCGACGACGAGGTCGCCCTCGCTCACCCGGTGCAGAACGATGCCGTCGTCGCTGACCGGTGCCAGGACGGTGGTGCCCCGGGTTCGCACGTAGGCGTCGGTGTTGACGACGGAGGCGTTGGGTCTCGGCGTGCCGGCGGGGTGGACGGTGATGTGTCCGGGTGCACTGTTGACCGAGACCACCGAGATCGCAACGCCGGTCGCATCGGCGGGGACGCCGTCGGGGAGCGGCAGGAGCAGATCGCCACTGCCACGTGTCGTGACACGCGACCCCTCGAACGACGTCGGGTCGCGGGTGTCGGCGATTCGGGTGGGAGCGACCGATTCGAGCCGGCCCGCCGACACGGCACCGGTGACCGGGCTGAACGTGCCGTCGAGGTCGACGCTGACCTCGGTGTCGGTGTGGACGTACAGGTCGACGGCTCCGTTGCGCACCACGACGATGGCGGTGTTCGCCGTGGTCCGACCGGCGGTGTAGTTCACGTTCGATGCGGTCGGCCGTTCGGTCCCGGCGGGGTACACGGTCAGGTGGCCCGGACCGGTCGGTTTGGTGACGGTCAGGGTGAGGACAGCCGCCGACAGGTCGGCCGGAGCTCCACAGCGGCCGGCGATCTCGATCCGAAGCGTCTTCGGGGCGACCGTACGACCCGGTTCCTCGCGCGTGTCGAGGAGGCGGCAGGGTTGGTTGGGGGTGTAGGCGGACGCTCCTGCGGCGGGTGCGGCGTTCGAGGTGCCGCCAGATCCGACGGCGGCGATCGAACCGATCAGGAGTGCTGCGGCGACGATGAGCGGGCGGTGCACGCAGCGTGACATACCCGTGACGGTAGGCGATGAAACGGCCGTTCGCCCCGTGGAGGCGGGGAGCCGGCGACTAGATTCGACGTCAACGGCGATCGGGGGGTCGCCGTCGAACGGGGGTACTCACGATGACCGCGACCGAGCCGGTGCAGAACTGGGCCGAAGACTTCGAGATCTTCGACCCCGATTTCGTGCGCGACCCGTACCCGATCTGGGGCGAGCTGCGCGAGCAGGGTTGTCCGTTCGCTCGCACCGAACGTCGGGGTCCGACCTACATGCCGACGACGTTCGCCGCGGTCCGCGAGGTCGCCGACCGGACCGACGACTTCTCCTCGTTCGAGGTGACGGTCGCTCCGGCACCGCCGGCCTACGACAGTGAGGGCAATCGCATCCGCTCGGTGATCACCACCGATGCGCCCGATCACACACCCGAGCGCCGCTTGCTCCTGCCGTTCTTCGCCCCGAAGGCCGTCGAGAAGTATCGCGACCACACGCGCGACCTGTGTCGTCAACTGATCCGCAGCTTCATCGAGGACGGCCGCGCCGACTTCGCCGGCGACTACGCCCGGCAGATCCCGCCGCGCATCATCGCCGCGATCCTCGGCATCGATCCCGATCGCGCCGACGACTTCACCACCTGGGTGCAGGGGGTGCTCGAACTCGGCTTGCAGGACGACGAGATCCGCGAGCACTACGCCAAGATCATCCGGGAGTTCTTTCTCGAACAGGTGATGGACCGGATGGAGAACCCGGGCGACGACCTGATCTCGTTCCTCCTGAACGCCGAACTCGATGGTGAGCCGGTTCCGATGCACGTGATCCGCGGCAATCTCGGACTGATGTTGATCGCCGGGATCGACACGACGTGGAGTTCGATCGGCTCTGCGCTCTGGCACCTGGCGAGCCATCCCGACGACCGCCGGCGTCTGGTCGACGAGCCCGAGCTGATCCCGACCGCTGTCGAGGAGTTCCTCCGTGCCTATTCGCCGGTGACGATGGCCCGTCTGGCGACCCACGACACGATGCTCGGCGATCGCGAGGTGAAAGCAGGGGAGCGGGTGCTGCTGCCCTTCCCGGCGGCGAACCGCGACCCGGACATGTTCGAGCGTCCGGAGGAGGTCATCATCGACCGGCAGGTGAACCGCCACGTTGCGTTCGGTGCCGGCATCCACCGCTGTCTCGGCTCGAACCTGGCGCGGCTCGAGATGCAGGTGGCGATCGAGGAGATGCTGGCGATGATCCCCGAGTTCGAACTCGAGGATCCCGACGCCGTCACGTGGGCCGGCGGCCAGGTCCGCGGCCCCCGCTACCTCCCCGTCACCTTCCCCAACCGCTGAACGGGTCGGGTGTCGTAGGGAACGGCGACGGAGTCGACGTTTCCGGAGATCACCCGACCCGGATCAAGCCAGCTCCACCTCGGTGCGCACCACGCCGGCGCGGTCGTGGACGATCTCGATCGAGCACGTCGTGCCGGCGCTGCCGCGGACGACCCACTCGGCGACGGTGCGGTCGGGGGTGCCGTCGGAGGCGCCACCGAAGGCACGCACCGCGTTCTGCTTGAGTGCCCGGCCGGCCAACTGTCCGAGATCGAGGCGTGGTGAGCCGGTCGCGAGCGAGGCTCCGTCCGGGAGGGTGATCCGACCGATCATGGGCCGCACGTATGCGGCATCGATCGCCCGCTGGGTCACGGAGGTCGTCATCCAGCCGGCGTTCTCCACGACGACGCGGATGCGCCACGTGTCGTCGCCCAACCGGTCGACGATCGTGTCTCGGTGGCGCAGTTGCGGGCTCGACAACGCGAGCCGGAGGGCGAGCGCCGTGTGCGGTTCGACCTCGGCCTCGAGCAGGTGGGCCGGAGGGTTCCGGAAGACGAGTTCGGAGTGCCAGCCGCCGAGCTCGACCCGGCCGAGCTGCGGATGGTCGTACTCGTACCAGTCGACGTAGCCGCCGGGCACGTTGTCGTCGACCCAGGCCAGGAGCTGGAGTTCCTCGTCGATCGGGTGGGTGCGGTACCACTCGAGTGGG contains:
- a CDS encoding cytochrome P450, producing the protein MTATEPVQNWAEDFEIFDPDFVRDPYPIWGELREQGCPFARTERRGPTYMPTTFAAVREVADRTDDFSSFEVTVAPAPPAYDSEGNRIRSVITTDAPDHTPERRLLLPFFAPKAVEKYRDHTRDLCRQLIRSFIEDGRADFAGDYARQIPPRIIAAILGIDPDRADDFTTWVQGVLELGLQDDEIREHYAKIIREFFLEQVMDRMENPGDDLISFLLNAELDGEPVPMHVIRGNLGLMLIAGIDTTWSSIGSALWHLASHPDDRRRLVDEPELIPTAVEEFLRAYSPVTMARLATHDTMLGDREVKAGERVLLPFPAANRDPDMFERPEEVIIDRQVNRHVAFGAGIHRCLGSNLARLEMQVAIEEMLAMIPEFELEDPDAVTWAGGQVRGPRYLPVTFPNR